The segment GGTCAATTCCTTGCCAGCCAGTTCATCTTCGGCCGCACGCGCTCGAATTGCCGTCAACCCGACGCAGCCCAGCACGATCCTGGCCTCGCTGCAAGTCGCGCGATCGTTCATGCTTAACTGGGCGGCCACGCTTGCCGTGGCGTACACGGGCGCACAGCGCTTGAGCGCGACGTACGCACCTCCGGCTGCGCCTTTCGGCGCCTGCACCACGATTTCCCGCACGATCTCCCCGGCCGCGAGTGCAGAGGTGTAGGCATCGAGGAAGAAATCGGATATCGCAATCGTTCGTTCCCCGCCGGGTCCGATGCAACGCACCTTGGCAGGCAAGGCGAGCAGTACCGCGCCCCAGTCTCCGCTGGGATCGGCTTCCGCGAGCGATCCCCCGATCGTGCCCCGGTTTCGCACTTGGACATCGGCAATTCCCGCGGCGCAATCATGCAACAGCGGAATGGCGCGAATCGCGTCCGAGGCCGCCAGTTCGGCATGCCTTGCCATGGCGCCGACCTTGATGTCCCCATTGCTGCGGCGGATATGCGAAACATCCGGAACAAAGTTGAGGTCCACCAGGTGCGACGGCGACGACAGCCGCAGCTTCATCAGCGGAATCAAGCTCTGCCCGCCGGCCAGCAGCTTGGCGTCCTCGCCAAGTTCGGCCAGCATGCTCACTGCTTCCTGCAACGATGCCGCGCGATGATAACGAAAGCCGTGCGGATACATGGAATGAGTCCCACTCTCATTC is part of the Terriglobales bacterium genome and harbors:
- a CDS encoding xanthine dehydrogenase family protein subunit M; the protein is NESGTHSMYPHGFRYHRAASLQEAVSMLAELGEDAKLLAGGQSLIPLMKLRLSSPSHLVDLNFVPDVSHIRRSNGDIKVGAMARHAELAASDAIRAIPLLHDCAAGIADVQVRNRGTIGGSLAEADPSGDWGAVLLALPAKVRCIGPGGERTIAISDFFLDAYTSALAAGEIVREIVVQAPKGAAGGAYVALKRCAPVYATASVAAQLSMNDRATCSEARIVLGCVGLTAIRARAAEDELAGKELTGQTIARAAEAAMAAADPQPDMRGSVDYKRALVRALTRRAIDVALRRSRGEALEGGHIYA